Genomic window (Nicotiana sylvestris chromosome 7, ASM39365v2, whole genome shotgun sequence):
tggacttccacggactttgaggaagtttgatgccatttgggtgattgtggatcggttgaccaagtctgcacacttcattcctatgtgtactacttattccttagagcggttggtagagatctatatccaagagattgttcggttgcatggtgtcccagtttccatcattttaaataggggcacttagtttacattgcagttttggaggtccgtgcagcgagagttgggtactcatattaagttgagcacagcttttcatcatcagatggatgggcagtccgagcacactattcagatattagaggacatgttgcgtgcttgtgtcattgatttcgaaaggtcatgggatcaatttctaccgcaTGCAGAGTtctcttataacaacagctatcagtcgagtattcagatggctccatatgaaactttgtatgggaggcggtgtaaatctccagttggttggttcgagcccggtgcaGCTAGGCTATTTgggacagacttggtacaggatgccttacaaaaggtgaaggtgattcaggagaggcttcgtacaacgcagtcgaggcaaaagggttatgctgataggaaggttcgagatgtgtcctacatggttggtaagaaagttctattgaaggtttcgcccatgaaggtgttatgagatttgggaagaaggggaaattgagtctTCGGTTCATttgaccttttgaggtgcttcggaggattggggaggcggcttatgagcttgattttccacccagcttatcgagtgtgcattcggtatttcatgtttctatgctccagaagtatattggggacccgtctcatgttctggatttcaacacagttcagttggatgatgatttgacctatgatgtggagccagtagcttatttaggtcgtcaggttcgaaagttaaggtcaaaggaaatagcttcagtgaaagtgcagtggagaggtcggcctgtggaggaggctacctgggagaccgagcgggagatgcggagcagatgtcctcacctgtttgaggcttcaggtatgtttcttgacttattcgaggacgaacgtttgtttaagttggggaggatgtgacgacccagccagttgtctcatgagttactgctctgtttcccctatttctgcttctttatactttgttatccgtgttatatggtatcgggttggtcggatcgaatccagaatgattttggtaaggtttgagacacttaatctcttttgaggaagcttaagttgaaaaagtcaactagACGTTAcattatgtgttagagggctcggatgtgagttctgatggttcggttagcttcaggaggtgatttggtacttaggagcgtgatcgtaatgagttttggaggttcagagtagatttaggcttgaattgacaaagttgatattttggcgatttccggttgacaggagagattttgatataagggtcggaatgaaattccgagagttgcagtagttttgttgtgttatttgggatgtgcgtgcaaaatttcatgtcattcggacgtggtttggttgggtttttgatcaaaagtagaattcagaagattttagaaacttaggcttgaatccgatgtgttttggttgatttgatgttgtttgaggtgttttgaagattggtacaagtttgaataatgttttaggatatgttggtgcctttggttgaggtcccgggggcctcaggtgagtttcgggtggtcaatcggaccatttcatgaagtttagaGTTGCAGAATTGCAGGTTCAGCTATTGCATAGaattcctcttcgcgatcgcataggggttctcgcgatcgcgtagaaggttTTAAGGGGCAATccagtttgttcttcgcgtttgcgaaggttgGGTTTCGATCGCATAGAGGCGACAAAGTTGTTAATCATGAACGCGTAGtgaaggtcgcgttcgcgtagagttatGTGGACCAGGGGTGTGGGCTTGGAGGttgttctttgcgaacgcggtagTTGGTCCGTGATCGCGTTGTGTAAAAGGTCTGAGCATCGCTTTCGCATGGTGTTTCATGTGTTCACATAGAGTGACTTTTGGGAGCtgagaatttgtgcttcgcgatcacgaaggatgtcccgcgatcgcgatgaaggaaattaggcttgggcagaaggtttaaaaggtcgtcttgttcGCGCATgaggggtttatttcttccattgttggttgtttttgaagctttttgaaagGGATtgaagggattcaaggggaatcacttggaggtaagattcttggacttaaaacttgattctaatgtgaattccacctaaataatcatggaaattaagctaaaaattgaagaactagggcttggaaatttagacctttgaatgaggatttgaaggaccatttgaggtcgaatatcagaacttttgatatgtatgaactcgtgaggagatgaggaacctattgatgtaaaaattatcgaattccgagactagtcccggggtcgggttttggtaatttcggaatttgtgtcatattttgattattttcgcttgggcttcattcccctggcatattttgatgtcctcgttctgattttggatagattcgatgtgagtggaggccgattcgaggggaaaagacgtcgcgagctagagatttgaccggttcgaagtaagtaatgattgtaaatgatgttctgagggtttgaaaccccggattgcacatcgtagtgctatattgaggtgaggcacacgcttgatgacgagcgtgggatcatgcattgttggggattgtgacttggtccatcctggatgactattttaccgcgtatttgactgaaatctatttgttatcatcataatttgggctgaatgccatattcgggccttgtgccaactatttgaacccttcggggattttcactagtttttcctcacttttttaactttatactttaacttagtcatgttattttccatttttttcttaCTCAGCCaggtttactcagttttaatacttaaatgatattttaaatgatgtttgggctgagaaatactgttttactattgcccgagtggcttgtgaggattttgactgagtatggccgagggcctatgtttcgaggaaacatttgatactgattatgaggctgagggccagaGATATGCACACCACAatgtggcttgattgatatgaagcttagggcctagtgatgataccatgaggtggcttgatattgcgcttgggccgtaaggggcccctccaggagtctgtacacccccagtgagcacgggtacccattgtgatgtgagattgagcttgaggggctggtattgttctatgtgattgcctgaggggttggtattgttttgagatgttgcccgaggggcagatttgttgatactgtacccgaggggcgagcctttatgtgtttaattTTCACAATTGATTGTCAATttcctgcttaattattgaaaaagtcttttcatgaaactacgtttgagttaaagaattttacctatctttcactagtttactattttaatggttttactgcttcattatagaatgctttgtgccttacgtaaTTTCTtgatttcagtctttatttatatttgttactcactgagttggagtactcactttactccttacaccccatgtgcagattcaggcattgctgatcctgccagtgcgagttgaagACTCCCAGCTGACATTtgaagttcacgaggtagctgtttggcgtccgcagtcccgtgtttctcctcctatccttatcatttctatctcttttcagacatttgtactagCTTATAGACTTAGCAAACTTGTACTATGActcatagatgctcatgactagtaacaccccggttagggctgtgttgggttgtacttccgcattttATTGATATTACCTGCtacttattattattaaatcatgttttagactattTTCTTGATGTTTAACTATTTAACGttgaattgggaatagttggcgggcattgtcttcacgagaggcgccatcacgaccgggtccgggttgaGGGTCGTGACACTTGCGAACCATTTTCTGGAATCTTCTTGTCAAGTAGGCCTTGTCCCCTATTTTCACCACTTGAGTCATTGATGTCTGTCTTGAGGACTAGGTTCTTCTCCCTCTTAGGCTCTCTTCTTTCAttatccttcttctttttcttcttcatttcataGGTTTTCAAGTTTCCAACAAGTTCATCCATGGTCAGTGTCTGCAAGTCCTTAGCGTCTGTAATGGCATTAATTTTGCTTTCCTAAGAATTGGGCAGTACACTAAGGATTTTTCTGACAAGCGTGTTTCTCGGAATACTTTTACCAAGAGAGTGAAGCTCATTGATGATGGAGGTGAATCGAGTATGCATATCTTGGATGGATTCATCATCTTTCATTCTGAAGAGCTCATATTCAATTGTGAGCATATCAATCTTGGATTGCTTCACCTATGTTGTCCCCTCGTGAGCTGACTGAAGAGCCTTCCAGATCTTTTTTGCTGATTGACATGCTGATATCCTGTTATATTCATCAGGACCAATGCCACACACAAGATTTTTTTTTGCACAAAAATTCTTTTCTATGGCCTTTCTATCAGTGTCATTGAATTCCTTTCTTGTCTTGGGAATGGCTACAACTGGGTCGCCAAGGTTCTTTGTAGTGACAAAGGGTCCGTCACATATGACATCCCATAAATCAGAATCTTCCGCCATGATGAAGTCGTGCATCCTAGTTTTCCACCATCCATAGTATTGACCGTTGAACCTTGGAGGTCTGTAAGTAGACTGGCCTTCTTCGAAGTTTGGAGGAGTAGCCATGAGAATCCTTTCTAGGTAGTAACCTGATAGaaagaacccgctctgatactaATTGATAGAATATAAGGGTCCACCAAGCTCTAtaaagaaccaggttctctatcaaATTCAAcagtacacacacacacactacaGTAAGTATAATGacaagaggaattttacgtggaaaattccTAGCTCAACGGTataaaaaccatgacctacccttgtaggatttcaacttcactactgagaaacttttagattacaacctacgcaacctaggaattaacctcttaatccctcactaaaaCTTGTAATACTacattacaagccactttgtaataactctattacaaagactttacaacatgactaactctagccacGATTCAAACACACAAATTTAAGGTTTACAAAAAGGTTCCTATAGAATGTTTCTAAATAAGCTAGATAGGAATTACAAttgaagaactattacaaagttacaactcaactaaggacatataaTGACTCGATGTGGGAACTGGTCCATTGTtgctttgttctttgttcttgaagcacTTTAAACTTTCTTGCTGGATAGTCATACGAGGAGCTTGAGTAAAATCTCTAAGTGTTCAAGTCAGTATGTTTTACCTTCATTGATTGTatatatacatgtgtgacatcacttacaattatgtaagcaaggtaggtaaaacgTTTTCCCTAGAATGTTGACCGCTACATTGTTCCTACAttgtagcgtgtgcaggcagcaactttccagctagagagttgacttcgtacagtctcctcgggaactggtagggacctgttccctcagctgttccttcTACTCTGAAGAGTTGAATCATAACCCACCCTGAATCCCAACCAGGAACcttgtgatcttaaggtcttataaatgtgtaacgggttccttatctggttctggatagtaagtttgttagatcatcaaaacataaagtaaagtacttgtgaccaaagtacttgtaacctattgttgatacccaatttttctctgtaTATTTTTAACATGCAAAACACTTTCAAATAACATATTTATGCacatataagcatgtccaaatattttattattttttcttaattttttaaagattttttaaatcaatttattgccctattttatccccAAAAggcaataattattcccaaaattatcatttggtGACTAGTTT
Coding sequences:
- the LOC104211812 gene encoding uncharacterized protein — protein: MATPPNFEEGQSTYRPPRFNGQYYGWWKTRMHDFIMAEDSDLWDVICDGPFVTTKNLGDPVVAIPKTRKEFNDTDRKAIEKNFCAKKNLVCGIGPDEYNRISACQSAKKIWKALQSAHEGTT